The nucleotide sequence CATCAGATTCGGAGGCGTTGTCCACGTCGTTGGTGACAACACCCAGAAACGATGAAAAACAGGCACAGCGTCACTGATTGACCGAGCGTAAATCTGATTGACTGAGTACGCTACTGCCACACGATACGCCAATGTGCAGGCGTCGCTGATTAACTGATTGCAAATCTCTTCATCAGTGAATCTGCGCCTGCCTTTTCGGAGGAAACATGCCAAAGCATACACTCAGAGTAGTTGCCAGAATCATTGCTCGCCCGGACAAGGTGGAGGAACTACGTTCACTGTTGATGGGGTTGATTGAACCGACCCGCAAAGAACCAGGTTGCATCGCCTATGAGCTGTTGCAAAACAAAGCCGATGAGACTGACTTCACGTTCGTGGAA is from Blastocatellia bacterium and encodes:
- a CDS encoding antibiotic biosynthesis monooxygenase gives rise to the protein MPKHTLRVVARIIARPDKVEELRSLLMGLIEPTRKEPGCIAYELLQNKADETDFTFVEEWEDDAALDAHLASPHVREALSKAPALLAAEPDIRRYNVVG